The proteins below are encoded in one region of Thermithiobacillus plumbiphilus:
- the mscL gene encoding large-conductance mechanosensitive channel protein MscL produces MGMIAEFRQFAIKGNVVDLAIGIIIGAAFGKIVNSLVADIIMPPIGLLLGRVDFSELYVNLSARSYPSLAAAKAAGAPTINYGVFLNQVVSFLIVAFAVFLLVRVINHLRRLEVERPSTPPAPTREEALLTEIRDLLRERK; encoded by the coding sequence ATGGGCATGATTGCCGAATTCAGGCAATTTGCCATCAAGGGCAATGTGGTTGACCTCGCCATCGGCATCATCATTGGCGCCGCTTTCGGCAAGATCGTCAACTCCCTGGTAGCGGACATCATCATGCCTCCCATCGGGCTTTTGCTCGGACGGGTGGATTTCAGCGAGCTTTACGTCAATCTCTCCGCCAGGTCCTACCCTTCCCTGGCCGCCGCCAAGGCCGCGGGCGCTCCGACCATCAACTACGGCGTGTTTCTCAATCAGGTCGTCAGCTTCCTGATCGTCGCGTTTGCCGTTTTCCTGCTGGTACGGGTGATCAATCACCTGCGCCGCCTGGAAGTCGAGCGCCCCAGCACACCGCCCGCGCCCACGCGCGAAGAAGCTCTGCTGACCGAAATTCGCGACCTCCTGCGCGAGCGCAAGTAG